In the genome of Parasteatoda tepidariorum isolate YZ-2023 chromosome 10, CAS_Ptep_4.0, whole genome shotgun sequence, the window CCTATTAGCTCTTTAACTAGTCATAAACTTAGtcatactggtgaaaaacctttttcttgtagtgtatgtaagaagagttttttaaataaatttaacttaaaggATCACAGTCTTGTTCACACTGgtgaaaaacctttttcttgtattatatgtaataagagttttgcGCATAAAGGTTCTTTGACCAAACACAGTCGTCTTCACACTGgtgaaaaacctttttcttgtagtgtatgtaataagagttttgcGCATAAAGGTCCTTTGACCAAACACAGTCGTCTTCACACTGGTGAAAAGCcctattcttgtagtatatgtaataagaattttacaagaaatagcTCTTTAACTATTCATAAACTTAGACATACTGGTGAAACACCTTTTTCTTGTAgtgtatgtaataaaagtttttcaaatagatttaacttaaatgaacacagtcgtgttcacactggtgaaaaaccttttttttgtagtgtatgtaataagagttttgcGCATAAACGTTCTTTGACCAATCACAGTCGTCTTCACACTGgtgaaaaacctttttcttgtagtgtatgtaataagagttttgcACATAAAGATTCTTTGACCAAACACAGTCGTCTTCACACTGgtgaaaaacctttttcttgtaGTGTATGTAATAAGAGCTTTGCGCTGAATAGGTATTTAACTAAGCACAGCTTTATTCATACTGGCCAAAAACGTAACAGACCATGTGCAACATTACATGCATGTAGTATATGTAGTAAgagtttttcatcaaaatataatcTAACTAATCACTATCTTATtcacactggtgagaaacctttttCATGTAGTGAATGTAATATGAGTTTTGCTCAGAAAATTCGTTTAATTGTTCACAGTTATATTCATACTGGTAAAAAGCATTCTGGTAGAAAGCATTATCcttgtaatatatgtaataagagttttatattgaaatgtgCTTTGACCAACCACAGTCGTGTTCACACTGGGGAAAAGCCTTTTTCATGTTgtgtatgtaataagagttttgcGTACAAATGTCATTTGAATAGACACAGTCTTGTTCACTCTAATCAACAGCCTTATTCTTGTGTCat includes:
- the LOC107442048 gene encoding zinc finger protein 845, with translation MSDKSVSLELSENCHNNDKIVKNYYSCNVCHENFPRKSQLISHTPIHNDDKSYQNESCLTTHSFIQTEERPFSCGICNKSFTIKSSLTKHSRVHTGEKPFSCSVCSKSFVRKDSLTQHSRVHTGEKPYSCSVCKKSFAAKHHLNKHSINVHSSKQPYSCVICNKSFKHSHSLKAHILNYTGEKPISSLTSHKLSHTGEKPFSCSVCKKSFLNKFNLKDHSLVHTGEKPFSCIICNKSFAHKGSLTKHSRLHTGEKPFSCSVCNKSFAHKGPLTKHSRLHTGEKPYSCSICNKNFTRNSSLTIHKLRHTGETPFSCSVCNKSFSNRFNLNEHSRVHTGEKPFFCSVCNKSFAHKRSLTNHSRLHTGEKPFSCSVCNKSFAHKDSLTKHSRLHTGEKPFSCSVCNKSFALNRYLTKHSFIHTGQKRNRPCATLHACSICSKSFSSKYNLTNHYLIHTGEKPFSCSECNMSFAQKIRLIVHSYIHTGKKHSGRKHYPCNICNKSFILKCALTNHSRVHTGEKPFSCCVCNKSFAYKCHLNRHSLVHSNQQPYSCVICNKNFKYSHSLKVHYLNHTGEKPHSCIVCNKSFKFYASLTVHQRVHTGKKPYSCNVCYKSFASNSNLKRHRCIHL